In Acidiphilium acidophilum, one genomic interval encodes:
- a CDS encoding beta strand repeat-containing protein gives MSGSQISFVASSEITDTFSIASPLAPSVQTLLTNDITTLILSPNPYVGVAVGTLDTGSGVIDTSIAAPGTTASTGYFEEITGTASGTLSLPAFSGAGGAFAGLIVTDPATLTLDGSIAENGFLILASGTNITDNLVQTRPGQTSIYAGGTSSTLNVSNINTQIVVGSGKNTLNLSDAPASLSPSGYTYDNITTDPGTTNTINVTGALVGATITSGGTDLINVAGIGAGAFTDMISVTGNSTINLAATESGAFVTLAGQDILDIGGTGNSVSVAASSTLDVTGSGNDILMTGGTDTVMASGSATTLTVRTAGAIVSLTGDNSYLGLGTAATGALITIAGLDQTANIGGSADTIMASGVTGDPSHINIFGSNDQLTVGSAGGVEILGGNDTVSSTGAAVADFGTHNTVSVSNAPIVYLYGTDGTMTVGNGTTYVMTNGSNNTVTASSGIVRGQMTDGAVTASGTASVILGNSAANDSVMITSNANNIIEGGDQVTTSGSGFVDLAGGNNSLTFTGPTNIAFTSNGSDTIEASGASTIYGSNADVTMRGGTSTSFNNGSGSVSFIGGSGASVVQGGTNGNNNLSGGAGAATLFGAGTDNTLTGGHAGLNLLVAGAGGNESLTAMGGATTLVGSTVPGGTTSMTGAAGANSFVLGAGSNLITTGAANTIFAGDPAAKGSVTIIQGWTAADQLDIAPGITVTSTSAGLIALSPGTIGIASVVQLSDGSTLRFMGFGSSITTASNVTPPIIS, from the coding sequence ATGTCCGGTTCGCAGATCTCTTTCGTCGCATCGTCCGAGATCACCGATACGTTCTCGATCGCCAGCCCCCTCGCCCCGTCGGTCCAAACCCTGCTCACCAACGACATCACCACCCTGATCCTGTCGCCGAACCCCTATGTCGGCGTCGCGGTCGGCACGCTCGACACCGGCTCCGGCGTCATCGACACCAGCATCGCCGCGCCGGGCACCACGGCTTCGACCGGCTATTTCGAAGAGATCACCGGCACCGCCAGCGGCACCCTGTCCCTGCCCGCCTTCAGCGGCGCAGGCGGTGCCTTTGCCGGCCTCATCGTCACCGATCCCGCAACCCTGACGCTCGATGGGTCCATCGCCGAAAACGGCTTCCTGATCCTCGCCTCCGGCACCAACATCACGGATAATCTCGTGCAGACCAGGCCGGGCCAGACCTCGATCTATGCCGGCGGCACGTCGAGCACCCTGAACGTCTCGAACATCAACACCCAGATCGTCGTCGGCAGCGGCAAAAATACGCTCAACCTGTCCGATGCCCCCGCCTCGCTCAGCCCGTCCGGCTATACCTACGACAACATCACGACAGACCCCGGAACCACCAACACGATCAACGTGACCGGCGCCCTCGTCGGCGCCACCATCACCTCCGGCGGAACCGACCTGATCAACGTCGCCGGCATCGGCGCGGGCGCCTTCACCGACATGATCTCCGTCACCGGCAACTCGACGATCAACCTCGCCGCCACCGAAAGCGGGGCCTTTGTCACCCTCGCCGGACAGGACATTCTCGATATCGGCGGAACCGGCAATTCGGTCTCGGTCGCCGCAAGCTCGACGCTCGACGTCACCGGTTCCGGAAACGACATCCTGATGACCGGCGGCACCGATACGGTCATGGCGAGCGGCAGCGCCACCACCCTCACGGTCCGAACCGCCGGCGCGATCGTCTCCCTCACCGGGGACAACAGCTATCTCGGCCTCGGCACCGCGGCGACCGGCGCGCTCATCACCATCGCCGGCCTCGACCAGACCGCCAATATCGGCGGCTCAGCCGACACCATCATGGCCTCCGGCGTCACCGGCGATCCGTCGCACATCAACATCTTCGGCTCGAACGACCAGCTTACGGTCGGCAGCGCCGGCGGCGTCGAAATTCTCGGCGGCAACGACACGGTCTCCTCCACCGGCGCCGCCGTGGCCGATTTCGGCACCCACAACACGGTCTCGGTCTCAAACGCGCCGATCGTCTACCTCTACGGCACCGACGGAACCATGACTGTCGGCAACGGCACCACCTATGTCATGACCAACGGCTCGAACAACACCGTCACCGCCTCCAGCGGCATCGTCCGCGGCCAGATGACCGATGGTGCCGTCACCGCCAGCGGCACCGCCAGCGTCATCCTCGGCAACTCAGCCGCGAATGACAGCGTCATGATCACCAGCAACGCCAACAACATCATCGAAGGCGGCGATCAGGTCACGACCTCCGGCTCCGGCTTCGTCGATCTCGCCGGCGGCAACAACAGCCTCACCTTCACGGGCCCGACCAATATCGCCTTCACCTCGAACGGCAGCGACACCATCGAGGCATCCGGCGCCAGCACCATCTACGGCTCGAACGCCGACGTCACCATGCGCGGCGGCACCTCGACCAGCTTCAACAACGGCTCCGGCTCGGTCTCCTTCATCGGCGGCTCCGGCGCCTCGGTCGTGCAGGGCGGCACCAACGGAAACAACAATCTCTCCGGCGGCGCGGGCGCGGCCACCCTGTTCGGCGCGGGCACCGACAACACACTGACCGGCGGACACGCGGGCCTCAACCTCCTCGTCGCCGGCGCGGGCGGCAATGAAAGCCTCACCGCGATGGGCGGCGCCACCACCCTGGTCGGCTCCACGGTCCCGGGCGGCACCACGTCCATGACCGGCGCCGCCGGAGCCAATTCCTTCGTGCTCGGTGCCGGGTCGAACCTCATCACGACCGGTGCTGCCAACACCATCTTTGCAGGCGACCCAGCCGCGAAAGGATCAGTGACGATCATCCAGGGCTGGACCGCAGCGGATCAACTCGACATCGCACCGGGCATCACCGTCACCTCCACCTCCGCCGGGCTGATCGCCCTGAGCCCGGGCACCATCGGCATCGCCTCGGTCGTCCAGCTCAGCGACGGATCGACCCTGCGCTTCATGGGCTTCGGCAGTTCGATCACCACCGCCAGCAACGTCACCCCCCCGATCATCTCCTGA
- a CDS encoding metallophosphoesterase family protein, which translates to MTKHHHGKPNPHRFGTPIAEHHGLHSQLAPLSEGAGFQPLPPPTGEAPYRLDLASIIPDQVAAMKKAGGMALHLIADTGGVLDPTPQELVAAGMITDAAITGPYGKPAFAYHCGDVIYFDGQASRYYPQFYLPYEYYPLPILGVPGNHDGDIYDNGVIVDNVPSLTAFMQNFCAATPGTHTPEAMDIPRTAMTQPNCYFTLETPYATFIGLYDNVPEGGVVQQDQRDWFAGELQAAATDKPIIVAMHHPIHSLDAYNSGSKVMQEVLTEAETASGRQAHMVFAGHVHNYQRFTITETDGSAKPFIVAGFGGYHNLSRMQSVDGQPPTVPLTPPDQPNVTLDAYIDDRFGFLRLEIDPEIITIRTYTVPRPQEPYRTPPRLRDTLKFDWKSRRVVG; encoded by the coding sequence ATGACAAAACATCACCACGGCAAACCCAACCCCCACCGTTTCGGCACCCCGATCGCCGAACATCACGGCCTGCACTCCCAACTCGCCCCGCTCAGCGAAGGCGCCGGCTTCCAGCCCCTGCCCCCGCCGACCGGCGAAGCCCCCTACCGGCTCGACCTCGCCAGCATCATCCCCGATCAGGTCGCCGCCATGAAAAAAGCCGGCGGCATGGCCCTGCACCTCATCGCCGATACCGGCGGCGTGCTCGACCCCACCCCCCAGGAACTCGTCGCCGCCGGCATGATCACCGATGCCGCCATCACCGGCCCCTACGGCAAACCCGCCTTCGCCTACCATTGCGGCGACGTGATCTATTTCGACGGTCAGGCGAGCCGCTACTACCCCCAGTTCTACCTGCCCTACGAATACTACCCCCTGCCCATCCTCGGCGTCCCCGGCAACCACGATGGCGACATCTACGATAACGGCGTCATCGTCGATAACGTCCCCTCCCTCACCGCCTTCATGCAGAATTTCTGCGCCGCCACCCCCGGCACCCACACGCCCGAAGCCATGGACATCCCGCGCACCGCGATGACCCAGCCGAACTGCTACTTCACCCTCGAAACCCCCTACGCCACCTTCATCGGCCTCTACGACAACGTCCCCGAAGGCGGCGTCGTCCAACAGGACCAGCGCGACTGGTTCGCCGGCGAACTCCAGGCCGCCGCCACCGACAAACCCATCATCGTCGCGATGCACCACCCGATCCACTCGCTCGATGCCTATAATTCCGGCAGCAAAGTCATGCAGGAGGTCCTCACCGAAGCCGAAACCGCCTCGGGCCGCCAGGCCCACATGGTCTTCGCCGGCCACGTCCATAACTACCAGCGCTTCACCATCACCGAGACAGACGGCAGCGCCAAACCCTTCATCGTCGCGGGCTTCGGCGGCTATCACAACCTCTCGCGCATGCAATCGGTCGATGGCCAACCCCCCACCGTCCCCCTGACCCCGCCCGACCAGCCCAACGTCACCCTCGACGCCTATATCGACGACCGCTTCGGCTTCCTCCGCCTCGAAATCGACCCCGAAATCATCACCATCCGCACCTACACCGTCCCCCGCCCACAGGAACCCTACCGAACCCCACCCCGCCTGCGCGACACCCTCAAATTCGACTGGAAATCCCGGCGCGTGGTGGGGTGA
- the gloB gene encoding hydroxyacylglutathione hydrolase, which produces MSIAYAGYTITRVPMLTDNYAWYLSRDDATAFIDPADAEAAILAVDREGSKLDYVLLTHHHDDHIAGAQALAARFGAKLVGNAADAHRLPPLDIALNDNDTIDFGSAKLRMITTPGHTTGHVTYVFDDIIAAVGDTLFSLGCGRMFEGTPETFHTSLHRIATLPPDTMLLCGHEYTLANARFARSVDPDNEALMVRAREVERLRAEREPTIPVRLAEELLTNPFLRAQTPEEFARLRTAKDQF; this is translated from the coding sequence ATGTCCATCGCCTACGCCGGCTACACCATCACCCGCGTCCCCATGCTGACCGACAACTACGCCTGGTACCTCTCCCGCGACGACGCCACCGCGTTCATCGACCCCGCCGATGCCGAAGCCGCCATCCTCGCGGTCGACCGCGAAGGCTCGAAGCTCGACTACGTCCTGCTCACCCACCATCACGACGACCACATCGCCGGCGCCCAAGCCCTCGCCGCCCGTTTCGGGGCCAAACTCGTCGGCAACGCCGCCGACGCGCACCGCCTTCCCCCGCTCGACATCGCCCTGAACGACAACGACACGATCGATTTCGGCAGCGCCAAACTCCGCATGATCACCACCCCCGGCCACACCACCGGCCACGTCACCTACGTGTTCGACGACATCATCGCCGCCGTCGGCGACACCTTGTTCAGCCTCGGCTGCGGCCGCATGTTCGAAGGCACGCCCGAGACCTTCCACACCAGCCTGCACCGCATCGCGACCCTCCCGCCCGACACCATGCTGCTCTGCGGCCACGAATACACCCTCGCCAATGCCCGCTTCGCCCGCAGCGTCGATCCCGACAACGAAGCCCTGATGGTCCGCGCCCGGGAAGTCGAACGCCTCCGCGCCGAGCGCGAACCCACAATCCCGGTCCGCCTCGCCGAGGAGCTTTTGACCAACCCCTTCCTCCGCGCCCAGACCCCCGAGGAATTCGCCCGCCTGCGCACCGCGAAGGACCAGTTCTGA
- a CDS encoding class I SAM-dependent methyltransferase, with product MSIDATTMADFYATRHGVMAARQIRARLGVLWPDATGLDVLGLGYAAPYVRLWREQAARCVMITPAQMGAARWPASRPNASAAAEEDCLPLADVSIDRLLLIHGLEHAESARRMLREAWRVLRPEGRMIVVVPNRASLWAYLERTPFGHGQPYSAAQLGRLLAGSLFRVERRDVALLIPPLGFGKDLSTADLLERLGRRAMPQLGGVVVAEAVKDVAGVIPLMQGRRRLVLARSG from the coding sequence ATGAGTATAGATGCGACGACGATGGCGGATTTCTATGCCACGCGCCACGGCGTGATGGCGGCGCGCCAGATCCGTGCGCGTCTCGGGGTGTTGTGGCCGGATGCGACCGGGCTGGATGTGCTGGGGCTGGGTTATGCGGCCCCTTACGTGCGGCTGTGGCGCGAGCAGGCGGCGCGGTGCGTGATGATTACGCCGGCGCAGATGGGGGCGGCGCGCTGGCCGGCTTCGCGACCCAATGCCAGTGCGGCGGCGGAGGAGGATTGCCTGCCGCTCGCGGATGTCAGTATCGACCGGCTCCTGCTGATCCACGGGCTGGAACATGCGGAATCGGCGCGGCGGATGCTGCGCGAGGCGTGGCGGGTGTTGCGGCCGGAGGGGCGGATGATCGTGGTGGTGCCCAACCGGGCCTCGCTCTGGGCGTATCTGGAGCGGACCCCGTTCGGGCATGGCCAGCCTTACAGCGCGGCGCAGCTCGGGCGGTTGCTGGCGGGGTCGTTGTTCCGGGTCGAGCGTCGGGATGTCGCGTTGCTGATTCCGCCGCTGGGGTTCGGGAAGGATCTGAGCACCGCCGACCTGCTGGAGCGGCTGGGGCGGCGGGCGATGCCGCAACTGGGCGGGGTGGTGGTGGCCGAGGCGGTGAAGGATGTCGCCGGCGTGATCCCGCTGATGCAGGGACGCCGGCGGCTGGTGCTGGCGCGGTCAGGGTAG
- a CDS encoding Spy/CpxP family protein refolding chaperone produces MRLRNPSAPTLAPALAALILAAGIATSGIATAATTTTATAKADKTTTATKSTTGTTTTMTPAQKAMIAHVDANLAKLKKSIGITTAEESSWHGFTQVSRTNALNLATLYQQRSKTLSTMNAVQNMESYAAIAAKNADDMNALSAAFQTLYAKLTPAQQKKIDTVFRARAEAMTAKHLKKLKHS; encoded by the coding sequence ATGCGCTTGCGCAACCCATCTGCCCCGACCCTCGCTCCCGCCTTGGCCGCCCTGATCCTCGCCGCCGGCATCGCCACGTCAGGCATCGCCACCGCCGCCACCACCACCACCGCCACCGCCAAGGCCGACAAAACCACGACCGCCACAAAATCCACCACCGGCACCACGACAACCATGACCCCGGCCCAGAAAGCCATGATCGCCCATGTCGACGCCAATCTCGCGAAATTGAAGAAATCGATCGGCATCACCACCGCCGAGGAATCGAGCTGGCACGGCTTCACCCAGGTCTCGCGCACCAACGCCCTCAACCTCGCCACCCTCTACCAGCAGCGCAGCAAAACCCTCTCGACCATGAACGCGGTCCAGAACATGGAATCCTACGCCGCCATCGCAGCCAAAAACGCCGACGACATGAACGCCCTCTCAGCCGCGTTCCAGACCCTCTACGCCAAGCTCACCCCCGCCCAGCAGAAAAAGATCGACACGGTGTTCCGCGCCCGCGCCGAAGCGATGACCGCGAAACATCTGAAAAAACTCAAACATAGCTGA
- a CDS encoding NifU family protein has protein sequence MFIETDVTPNPATLKFLPGRVVLEQGSADFDSAEAAAISPLAKVLFELPAVERVFLGSDFVSVTKSDDVAWPALKPQVLGAIMEHYLSGRPVMMSDAAAAAEDVDPEDRAIADQIKELLDARVRPAVAGDGGDIVFRGYRAGVVTLHMQGACSGCPSSTATLKMGIENLLRHYVPEVTSVQQVAA, from the coding sequence ATGTTCATCGAAACCGATGTCACGCCTAATCCTGCGACGCTGAAATTCCTGCCCGGGCGTGTGGTGCTCGAACAGGGTTCCGCGGATTTCGACAGTGCGGAGGCGGCGGCGATCAGCCCGCTGGCCAAGGTTCTGTTCGAACTGCCGGCGGTCGAGCGGGTGTTTCTCGGCTCGGATTTCGTCTCTGTGACCAAGAGCGACGATGTGGCGTGGCCGGCGCTCAAGCCGCAGGTGCTCGGCGCGATCATGGAGCATTATCTGTCGGGGCGACCGGTGATGATGAGCGATGCTGCTGCGGCGGCGGAGGATGTCGATCCTGAGGACCGGGCGATTGCCGATCAGATCAAGGAATTGCTCGATGCGCGGGTGCGGCCTGCCGTGGCCGGCGATGGCGGCGACATCGTGTTCCGGGGGTATCGCGCCGGGGTGGTGACGCTGCATATGCAGGGGGCGTGCTCGGGATGCCCGTCATCCACGGCGACGCTGAAAATGGGGATCGAGAACCTGCTGCGCCATTACGTGCCGGAGGTGACCTCGGTCCAGCAGGTGGCCGCGTGA
- a CDS encoding malonic semialdehyde reductase, with translation MSLDDAALDTLFRAARTKNAWTDEPVSDEVLQQLYDIVKFGPTSANSSPARFVFLRTPEAREKLKPALNPGNIEKTMTAPVTVIVAFDPLFYEKLPKLFPHADARGWFSGNPDLADETAFRNGTLQGAYLIMAARALGLDCGPMSGFDRAKVDQLFLSDQGWKSNFLVNLGHGVAEDAFERSPRLDFDEACVLA, from the coding sequence GTGAGTCTTGACGATGCGGCGCTGGACACGCTGTTCCGCGCCGCACGGACCAAGAATGCGTGGACCGATGAGCCGGTTTCCGACGAGGTTTTGCAGCAGCTTTACGATATCGTGAAGTTCGGCCCGACATCGGCGAATTCCTCGCCCGCGCGGTTCGTGTTTCTGCGGACGCCGGAGGCGCGCGAGAAGCTGAAGCCCGCGCTCAATCCTGGAAATATCGAGAAGACGATGACGGCGCCGGTGACGGTGATCGTTGCGTTCGATCCGCTGTTTTACGAGAAGCTGCCGAAATTGTTTCCTCATGCCGATGCGCGGGGCTGGTTTTCCGGCAATCCGGATCTGGCCGATGAGACCGCGTTTCGCAATGGGACGTTGCAGGGGGCTTATCTGATCATGGCGGCGCGGGCGCTCGGGCTGGATTGCGGGCCGATGTCCGGCTTCGACCGGGCCAAGGTGGATCAGTTGTTTCTGTCCGATCAGGGGTGGAAATCGAATTTTCTGGTCAATCTCGGGCATGGGGTCGCGGAGGATGCGTTCGAGCGGTCGCCGCGACTCGATTTCGACGAGGCCTGCGTTCTGGCGTGA
- the tsaB gene encoding tRNA (adenosine(37)-N6)-threonylcarbamoyltransferase complex dimerization subunit type 1 TsaB has protein sequence MARHVLVIDAAQRGARVAVLDGERVVAERSGAPETGLADVLPVWIAECIGAAGIAAGDLGAIGVTVGPGSFTGLRASIAVAQGVGLAADVPVHGIAMGEAFSAAFPMLRRPLWVALTARRGRVFLERDGVAAGFDETDLPEPEGPIALAGEQAGAVAARLAARGFDVMLTDARACSATAMAAALRLHVAAGLPLRAAMPLYVDPPEARLPSGGLRPAPQ, from the coding sequence ATGGCGCGGCATGTTCTGGTGATCGATGCGGCGCAACGCGGGGCGCGGGTTGCGGTGCTCGATGGCGAGCGGGTGGTGGCCGAACGATCCGGCGCGCCGGAGACCGGGCTCGCTGATGTTTTGCCGGTCTGGATTGCCGAGTGCATCGGCGCGGCGGGGATTGCGGCGGGCGACCTCGGTGCGATCGGGGTGACGGTCGGGCCGGGGAGTTTTACCGGGTTGCGGGCCTCGATCGCGGTGGCGCAGGGCGTCGGGCTCGCGGCTGACGTGCCGGTTCATGGGATTGCCATGGGCGAGGCGTTTTCGGCCGCGTTTCCCATGTTGCGACGGCCGCTCTGGGTTGCGCTGACCGCGCGGCGGGGGCGGGTGTTTCTGGAGCGGGACGGGGTGGCTGCCGGGTTCGACGAGACCGATCTGCCCGAACCGGAGGGGCCGATCGCGCTGGCCGGTGAACAGGCCGGGGCGGTTGCGGCGCGGCTGGCGGCGCGCGGGTTCGATGTGATGCTGACCGATGCGCGGGCCTGTTCCGCGACGGCGATGGCGGCGGCGCTGCGGCTTCATGTGGCGGCGGGGCTGCCATTGCGGGCGGCGATGCCGCTTTATGTCGATCCGCCGGAAGCGAGGCTGCCGAGCGGCGGGTTGCGCCCCGCGCCGCAATGA